The following coding sequences lie in one Phycicoccus duodecadis genomic window:
- the cofC gene encoding 2-phospho-L-lactate guanylyltransferase yields the protein MADAPVAVVVPVKGGPLAKTRLGLELASRRDLADAFARDTVAAVRAGLPDSPVLVVTSDVVASGWAREAGCGVVDDPGAGLDAAVTAGVAQAARAGSRFALVLLGDHPALRPSEIAAVVRESVHRAPAFVPDADGHGTACLLVPTGPEAPATRFGAGSAAAHAALGYTVLEPDAPGLRTDVDDAGSLADALGLGVGRWTRSALARASLPGVQATIHRSPDDGPGSALLDDGVEVRVPLAALASSGLLHLRVGQRVSIELDATGLVATRVWVVGIGDGEPIR from the coding sequence GTGGCTGATGCTCCGGTCGCGGTCGTCGTCCCCGTCAAGGGCGGCCCGCTCGCCAAGACGCGGCTGGGGCTCGAGCTCGCGTCCCGCCGCGACCTCGCCGACGCCTTCGCGCGCGACACCGTGGCCGCCGTGCGCGCGGGGCTGCCCGACAGCCCGGTGCTGGTCGTCACCTCGGACGTCGTTGCCTCCGGCTGGGCCCGCGAGGCCGGCTGCGGGGTCGTCGACGACCCCGGGGCGGGACTCGACGCCGCGGTCACGGCCGGTGTCGCGCAGGCGGCGCGGGCCGGTTCGCGGTTCGCGCTCGTCCTCCTGGGCGACCATCCTGCGTTGCGGCCCAGCGAGATCGCCGCCGTGGTGCGCGAGTCCGTGCACCGGGCACCGGCCTTCGTGCCCGACGCCGACGGGCACGGCACGGCCTGCCTGCTGGTGCCCACCGGGCCGGAGGCTCCGGCCACCCGCTTCGGGGCCGGCAGCGCGGCGGCCCACGCAGCGCTGGGGTACACGGTGCTCGAGCCGGACGCGCCGGGTCTGCGCACCGACGTCGACGACGCCGGCTCGCTGGCGGACGCGCTGGGCCTGGGTGTCGGGCGGTGGACCCGCTCGGCGCTGGCGCGCGCTAGCCTGCCGGGCGTGCAGGCCACCATCCACCGCTCCCCCGACGACGGGCCGGGCAGCGCCCTGCTCGACGACGGGGTCGAGGTACGGGTCCCCCTGGCCGCGCTGGCGAGCAGCGGGCTGCTGCACCTGCGCGTGGGGCAGCGGGTCAGCATCGAGCTCGACGCCACCGGCCTCGTGGCGACCCGGGTGTGGGTCGTCGGCATCGGCGACGGGGAACCCATCCGCTGA
- a CDS encoding HU family DNA-binding protein produces MNKADLIKELEKTLGSRKAATDALDTVFDTIVREIVRGGKVAITGFGTFDRVERAARTGRNPHTGDSVRIAKAKAPRFRPGTAFKDYVRKPSSLPKSAPATGRAPAGTAGTAAAAKKTATRAAKAAPAKTANAAKAAPAKAAKTATKAPARPATTAKATTKAATKAATTVATKATPVKTASRSAATKSAAKTATKAPARTTAAKRTPAATPAAKKSTAKSTAKAAATTTTTTKATARKSTAKKTSGR; encoded by the coding sequence GTGAACAAGGCAGACCTCATCAAAGAGCTCGAGAAGACCCTCGGCAGCCGCAAGGCCGCGACCGACGCCCTCGACACCGTCTTCGACACCATCGTCCGTGAGATCGTGCGCGGCGGCAAGGTCGCGATCACGGGCTTCGGCACCTTCGACCGGGTCGAGCGCGCCGCCCGCACCGGGCGCAACCCGCACACCGGCGACTCGGTGCGCATCGCCAAGGCCAAGGCGCCGCGCTTCCGCCCGGGCACCGCCTTCAAGGACTACGTGCGCAAGCCGAGCTCGCTGCCGAAGTCGGCTCCGGCCACCGGTCGTGCCCCGGCCGGGACCGCGGGCACCGCCGCCGCCGCGAAGAAGACCGCCACCAGGGCCGCCAAGGCCGCCCCCGCGAAGACCGCCAATGCCGCGAAGGCGGCTCCGGCGAAGGCGGCGAAGACCGCGACCAAGGCCCCGGCCCGGCCCGCCACCACGGCCAAGGCCACCACGAAGGCCGCGACCAAGGCGGCCACCACGGTGGCCACCAAGGCCACCCCGGTGAAGACGGCGTCCCGCAGCGCCGCCACGAAGTCCGCCGCCAAGACCGCCACGAAGGCCCCCGCCCGCACCACCGCCGCGAAGAGGACCCCCGCGGCGACGCCGGCGGCGAAGAAGAGCACCGCCAAGAGCACCGCCAAGGCCGCCGCCACCACCACCACCACCACCAAGGCCACCGCCAGGAAGTCGACGGCCAAGAAGACCTCCGGCCGCTGA
- the leuD gene encoding 3-isopropylmalate dehydratase small subunit, which yields MDAFTTHTGIGVPLRRSNVDTDQIIPAVYLKRVTKSGFEDGLFAAWRGDETFVLNDPTFSAGSVLVTGPDFGTGSSREHAVWALMDYGFRVVISSRFADIFRGNSGKQGLLTAQCSQDDVELLWKLLENEPGTSVTVDLVSRTVTAGDLTATFEVDDYTRWRLLEGLDDISLSLRHEGDITTFEQTRPSWRPTVTA from the coding sequence ATGGACGCGTTCACCACCCACACCGGCATCGGGGTCCCGCTGCGGCGCAGCAACGTCGACACCGACCAGATCATCCCGGCCGTGTACCTGAAGCGGGTCACGAAATCCGGCTTCGAGGACGGGCTGTTCGCGGCCTGGCGGGGCGACGAGACCTTCGTGCTCAACGACCCGACGTTCTCGGCCGGCTCGGTGCTGGTCACGGGCCCCGACTTCGGCACCGGCTCCTCGCGCGAGCACGCCGTGTGGGCGCTGATGGACTACGGCTTCCGCGTGGTGATCTCGTCGCGCTTCGCCGACATCTTCCGCGGCAACAGCGGCAAGCAGGGGCTGCTCACGGCCCAGTGCAGCCAGGACGACGTCGAGCTGCTCTGGAAGCTGCTCGAGAACGAGCCCGGCACCTCGGTCACGGTCGACCTGGTGTCGCGCACCGTCACCGCGGGTGACCTCACGGCGACCTTCGAGGTCGACGACTACACCCGCTGGCGGCTCCTGGAGGGCCTCGACGACATCAGCCTCTCGCTGCGCCACGAGGGTGACATCACGACCTTCGAGCAGACCCGCCCGTCGTGGCGGCCGACCGTCACGGCGTGA
- the leuC gene encoding 3-isopropylmalate dehydratase large subunit, translated as MAATLAEKVWESHVVHRGEGEPDLLYIDLHLLHEVTSPQAFDGLRQAGRPVRRPDLTLATEDHNVPTTPGPITDPVSRTQVETLRRNCEEFGVTLYPMGDAEQGIVHVVGPQLGLTQPGMTIVCGDSHTSTHGAFGALAFGIGTSEVEHVLATQTLPLKPFRTMAITVEGELAPGVTAKDIVLAVIAKIGTGGGQGYVLEYRGSAIRALSMEARMTVCNMSIEAGARAGMIAPDETTFAYVQGRDHAPTGADWDAAVAAWSELRSDDDAEFDAEVVLDAAELTPFVTWGTNPGQGSPLGEAVPDPETMGDDNDKVAARRALEYMGLTAGTPLRDIHVDTVFVGSCTNGRIEDLRAAAAVIQGRQVADGVRMLVVPGSARVRLQAESEGLHEVFIAAGAEWRLPGCSMCLGMNPDQLAPGERSASTSNRNFEGRQGKGGRTHLVSPLVAAATAVRGTLSSPSDLEPASEGSL; from the coding sequence ATGGCCGCAACCCTGGCCGAGAAGGTGTGGGAGTCCCACGTCGTCCATCGTGGTGAGGGCGAGCCCGACCTCCTCTACATCGACCTCCACCTCCTCCACGAGGTCACCAGCCCCCAGGCGTTCGACGGGCTGCGCCAGGCCGGCCGGCCGGTGCGGCGCCCGGACCTCACCCTCGCCACCGAGGACCACAACGTCCCCACCACGCCGGGGCCGATCACCGACCCGGTCAGCCGCACCCAGGTCGAGACGCTGCGCCGCAACTGCGAGGAGTTCGGCGTCACGCTCTACCCGATGGGCGACGCCGAGCAGGGCATCGTGCACGTCGTCGGGCCGCAGCTCGGGCTGACCCAGCCGGGCATGACGATCGTCTGCGGCGACAGCCACACCTCCACCCACGGAGCCTTCGGGGCGCTGGCCTTCGGCATCGGCACCTCCGAGGTCGAGCACGTCCTCGCCACCCAGACCCTGCCGCTCAAACCGTTCAGGACCATGGCCATCACCGTCGAGGGCGAGCTCGCCCCCGGGGTCACCGCGAAGGACATCGTGCTGGCCGTCATCGCCAAGATCGGGACCGGCGGCGGCCAGGGCTACGTGCTCGAGTACCGCGGCAGCGCCATCCGCGCCCTGTCGATGGAGGCGCGGATGACCGTGTGCAACATGTCGATCGAGGCCGGCGCCCGCGCGGGGATGATCGCGCCCGACGAGACCACCTTCGCCTACGTGCAGGGCCGCGACCACGCGCCGACGGGGGCCGACTGGGATGCCGCCGTGGCCGCCTGGAGCGAGCTGCGCAGCGACGACGACGCCGAGTTCGACGCCGAGGTCGTGCTCGACGCCGCCGAGCTCACCCCGTTCGTCACCTGGGGCACCAACCCGGGCCAGGGCAGCCCGCTCGGCGAGGCCGTCCCCGACCCCGAGACGATGGGCGACGACAACGACAAGGTCGCGGCCCGACGGGCGCTGGAGTACATGGGCCTGACGGCCGGGACGCCGTTGCGCGACATCCACGTCGACACCGTCTTCGTGGGCTCGTGCACCAACGGCCGCATCGAGGACCTGCGCGCGGCCGCGGCCGTCATCCAGGGCCGCCAGGTGGCCGATGGCGTGCGGATGCTGGTCGTCCCGGGCTCGGCGCGGGTGCGCCTCCAGGCCGAGAGCGAAGGGCTGCACGAGGTCTTCATCGCGGCGGGCGCCGAGTGGCGGCTGCCCGGCTGCTCGATGTGCCTCGGGATGAACCCCGACCAGCTGGCGCCCGGCGAGCGCAGCGCGTCCACGTCGAACCGCAACTTCGAGGGCCGCCAGGGCAAGGGCGGGCGCACCCACCTGGTCAGCCCGCTCGTGGCCGCCGCCACCGCCGTGCGGGGCACCCTGTCGAGCCCGAGCGATCTCGAGCCCGCGAGCGAGGGGAGCCTCTGA
- a CDS encoding IclR family transcriptional regulator, whose amino-acid sequence MDNTSGVGVLDKAAVVLSALEAGPSTLAQLVTATGLARPTAHRLAVALEHHRLVTRDLQGRFVLGPRLGELAAAAGEDRLLAAAGPVLGALRDHTNESAQLFRRQGEYRVCVSAAERPVGLRDSIPIGATLSMRAGSAAQILLAWEEPDRLHRGLQGAAFTATGLSGVRRRGWAQSVGEREPGVASVSAPVRSPSGRVIAAVSISGPIERLSRQPGRLHAATVIAGANKLTEVLTRHAAQQDVQNNA is encoded by the coding sequence ATGGACAACACCAGTGGGGTCGGGGTGCTCGACAAGGCGGCGGTCGTGCTCTCCGCGCTCGAGGCCGGTCCGTCGACCCTCGCCCAGCTCGTCACCGCCACCGGCCTCGCCCGCCCCACGGCCCATCGCCTGGCCGTCGCACTCGAGCACCACCGGCTCGTCACCCGTGACCTCCAGGGTCGCTTCGTGCTCGGACCGCGCCTCGGCGAGCTCGCGGCCGCCGCCGGCGAGGACCGCCTGCTGGCGGCCGCCGGCCCGGTGCTCGGCGCGCTGCGCGACCACACCAACGAGTCGGCCCAGCTCTTCCGCCGCCAGGGCGAGTACCGCGTCTGCGTCTCGGCGGCCGAGCGCCCCGTCGGCCTGCGTGACTCCATCCCGATCGGTGCCACGCTGTCGATGCGCGCCGGGTCGGCGGCCCAGATCCTGCTGGCGTGGGAGGAGCCCGACCGGCTGCACCGCGGCCTGCAGGGCGCGGCCTTCACGGCCACGGGGCTCTCGGGCGTGCGGCGCCGCGGCTGGGCCCAGAGCGTCGGCGAGCGCGAGCCGGGGGTCGCCTCCGTGTCGGCGCCGGTCCGCTCCCCCAGCGGCCGGGTCATCGCGGCCGTCTCCATCTCGGGGCCCATCGAGCGGCTCTCGCGCCAGCCGGGGCGCCTGCACGCCGCGACGGTGATCGCCGGGGCCAACAAGCTCACCGAGGTCCTCACCCGCCACGCGGCCCAGCAGGACGTCCAGAACAACGCCTGA
- a CDS encoding HAD family hydrolase, whose product MTAPGRPAATPLGVLLDADDTLYDTRAAMHAAGAQVAAELWPEADPARIAGAGVRFRDDPEGHFGAYTRGEVEYDEMRRARVAELAGWLGQRHDDLWWHRFDALYEPAFLGALTAFDDVRPVVDELRAAGLAVGVLTNSSATYTAAKLRAAGLSGVFDVVCTRDTLGFGKPDARAFHAACDRLGTAPEATLYVGDEVVNDPVGASDAGLAAVWLVREGEPEPHDGRLLAGRGVPVIASLTEVPRLLARPGARFGVGESAR is encoded by the coding sequence GTGACGGCGCCGGGCCGCCCCGCCGCCACGCCGCTCGGGGTCCTCCTCGACGCCGACGACACCCTCTACGACACGCGGGCGGCGATGCACGCGGCCGGGGCCCAGGTGGCCGCCGAGCTCTGGCCCGAGGCCGACCCCGCGCGCATCGCCGGGGCGGGCGTGCGTTTCCGCGACGACCCCGAGGGGCACTTCGGGGCCTACACCCGCGGCGAGGTCGAGTACGACGAGATGCGCCGGGCCCGGGTCGCCGAGCTCGCCGGCTGGCTGGGTCAGCGCCACGACGACCTCTGGTGGCACCGCTTCGACGCGCTCTACGAGCCGGCCTTCCTCGGGGCGCTGACCGCCTTCGACGACGTCCGCCCCGTGGTCGACGAGCTGCGCGCGGCCGGTCTGGCCGTGGGGGTCCTCACCAACTCCTCGGCGACCTACACCGCGGCCAAGCTACGGGCAGCGGGGCTGTCCGGCGTCTTCGATGTCGTCTGCACCCGCGACACTCTCGGCTTCGGCAAGCCCGACGCCCGCGCCTTCCACGCGGCGTGCGACCGGCTGGGTACCGCGCCCGAGGCCACGCTGTACGTCGGCGACGAGGTCGTCAACGACCCGGTGGGCGCCTCGGACGCCGGCCTGGCCGCGGTGTGGCTGGTCCGCGAGGGCGAGCCCGAGCCGCACGACGGACGCCTGCTGGCCGGGCGCGGTGTGCCCGTCATCGCCTCGCTGACGGAGGTCCCGCGGCTGCTCGCGCGGCCGGGTGCGCGATTTGGGGTGGGGGAGTCCGCCCGGTAG
- the gltX gene encoding glutamate--tRNA ligase, translated as MSEHTPDVPVSDLPGPLRLRVAPSPTGDPHVGTAYMSLFNLAFVRQQGGRFLLRIEDTDRARFREDSEQQVFDTLRWLGLTWDEGPDVGGPCAPYRQSERLTSYQPYVERLLAAGHAYHCWCSTERLAAMREEQQRLKQPTGYDRMCLGRTEAERAQLPGFSPTPVVRMLVPDDVELQFDDLIRGRVSAPRPDDQVILKADGFPTYHLAVVVDDHEMGITHVVRGEEWISSTPKHVLLYRWLGLTPPAFAHMPLLRNTNKSKISKRKNPEARLTWFEEEGYLPEALVNFLGLLAYPPAQDAEGNDVELFTFEEFSQRFDWSQVNPVGPIFDLKKLDWLNGVHIRELAPEDFAARILPFLQRAGVLGADPTLGELGRLKEVAALIQTRIAHLTEAAELVAPFYVADDAVEVADDARAQLGENAAQVLDAATAALTEVPDEHEGVLGSEPTWRAEAIETALRTAVVEGLGIKPKLAFGPLRTAVSGRRVSPPLFESMEILGKGATLTRLATLRATL; from the coding sequence ATGAGCGAGCACACCCCCGACGTCCCCGTGTCCGACCTGCCCGGCCCCTTGCGGCTGCGCGTCGCCCCCTCACCGACCGGCGACCCCCACGTCGGCACCGCGTACATGTCGCTGTTCAACCTGGCCTTCGTGCGCCAGCAGGGCGGCCGCTTCCTGCTGCGCATCGAGGACACCGACCGCGCCCGGTTCCGCGAGGACTCCGAGCAGCAGGTCTTCGACACCCTGCGCTGGCTGGGCCTGACCTGGGACGAGGGGCCGGACGTCGGCGGCCCGTGCGCCCCCTACCGGCAGAGCGAGCGGCTCACGAGCTACCAGCCGTACGTCGAGCGGCTCCTCGCCGCCGGGCACGCCTACCACTGCTGGTGCTCCACGGAGCGCCTCGCCGCGATGCGCGAGGAGCAGCAGCGGCTGAAGCAGCCCACCGGCTACGACCGGATGTGCCTGGGCAGGACCGAGGCCGAGCGCGCCCAGCTGCCCGGGTTCTCGCCGACCCCGGTGGTGCGGATGCTCGTGCCCGACGACGTCGAGCTGCAGTTCGACGACCTCATCCGCGGCCGCGTCTCGGCCCCGCGCCCCGACGACCAGGTCATCCTCAAGGCCGACGGCTTCCCGACCTACCACCTGGCCGTCGTCGTCGACGACCACGAGATGGGCATCACCCACGTGGTGCGCGGTGAGGAGTGGATCAGCTCCACGCCCAAGCACGTCCTGCTCTACCGCTGGCTCGGCCTCACCCCGCCGGCCTTCGCGCACATGCCGCTGCTGCGCAACACCAACAAGTCGAAGATCTCCAAGCGCAAGAACCCCGAGGCGCGGCTCACCTGGTTCGAGGAGGAGGGCTACCTGCCGGAGGCACTGGTCAACTTCCTCGGGCTGCTCGCGTACCCGCCGGCCCAGGACGCCGAGGGCAACGACGTCGAGCTCTTCACCTTCGAGGAGTTCTCGCAGCGCTTCGACTGGAGCCAGGTCAACCCGGTCGGCCCGATCTTCGACCTCAAGAAGCTCGACTGGCTCAACGGCGTGCACATCCGTGAGCTCGCCCCCGAGGACTTCGCCGCTCGCATCCTGCCGTTCCTGCAGCGGGCCGGCGTGCTGGGCGCGGACCCGACCCTCGGCGAGCTCGGCCGCCTCAAGGAGGTCGCCGCGCTCATCCAGACCCGTATCGCCCACCTCACCGAGGCCGCCGAGCTCGTGGCGCCGTTCTACGTGGCCGACGACGCCGTCGAGGTGGCCGACGACGCCCGGGCCCAGCTGGGCGAGAACGCGGCCCAGGTGCTCGACGCCGCCACGGCCGCGCTCACCGAGGTCCCCGACGAGCACGAGGGCGTCCTCGGCTCCGAGCCCACCTGGCGGGCCGAGGCCATCGAGACGGCCCTGCGCACGGCCGTGGTCGAGGGGCTCGGCATCAAGCCCAAGCTCGCCTTCGGCCCGCTGCGAACAGCGGTCTCCGGCCGCCGGGTGAGCCCGCCGCTGTTCGAGTCGATGGAGATCCTCGGCAAGGGGGCCACCCTGACCCGTCTCGCGACGCTGCGCGCCACGCTGTGA
- a CDS encoding DUF2306 domain-containing protein, protein MGTPNVRAPDDARRARRVGVVVALLTAVVLVFFARRVVGDGPHILAGTVPDDDLSVLYVAHPWLAYGHMVPGVVYLLGAPLQLSQRFRTRHYGVHRRLGRALLACALLSGTLAVVLGFVFAWGGSAETLATLVFGSWFVGCLVLAFRAVRTGRVADHRRWMVRAFAVSIGIATIRIWVGIFTGVQIGLLGMGDATFPLRATFGIAFWLGLSMHVLAGEWWLRRTPALDG, encoded by the coding sequence ATGGGGACACCGAACGTGCGGGCACCCGACGACGCGCGGCGCGCGCGCCGGGTGGGGGTCGTGGTGGCGCTGCTGACGGCCGTGGTGCTGGTGTTCTTCGCCCGGCGGGTGGTCGGCGACGGGCCGCACATCCTCGCCGGCACCGTGCCCGACGACGACCTGTCCGTGCTGTACGTGGCCCATCCCTGGCTGGCGTACGGGCACATGGTGCCGGGGGTGGTGTACCTGCTGGGCGCGCCGCTCCAGCTCTCACAACGGTTCCGGACACGGCACTACGGGGTGCACCGGCGGCTCGGTCGCGCGCTCCTGGCGTGCGCCCTCCTGAGCGGGACCCTAGCCGTCGTGCTGGGCTTCGTGTTCGCGTGGGGCGGCTCGGCCGAGACGTTGGCGACCCTGGTGTTCGGCAGCTGGTTCGTGGGCTGCCTCGTGCTCGCGTTCCGGGCCGTCCGGACGGGACGGGTCGCCGACCACCGGCGCTGGATGGTGCGGGCGTTCGCCGTGAGCATCGGGATCGCGACCATCCGCATCTGGGTGGGGATCTTCACCGGCGTCCAGATCGGGCTGCTCGGGATGGGGGATGCGACCTTCCCGCTGCGCGCGACGTTCGGGATCGCGTTCTGGCTCGGGCTGTCGATGCACGTGCTCGCCGGCGAGTGGTGGCTGCGCCGGACGCCCGCTCTCGACGGCTGA
- a CDS encoding HNH endonuclease signature motif containing protein, which translates to MTRGTIGIAERRSAIAAARAAIGSLGEVLATASAEDLAALMGELDAVVASASAARVEVVVEATRRGECTGSGVHAWVREHAPSLRQGGAAAVARVAQEVTARDTGLERRDPDGSSPVGIVWSAVRAGTLEAGTGCAVLREAARLEPLLRPEAAPTVTAALVDLAAAWGPAMMRRLRPRLVAEHGHHGAFDQLHDTLAAAARLSSPRIESGDLTEYQLWMTPEQAATLEAAIGPLSAPQPNGETGEKDRRPAGQRRVEALTTLCAASSARTADETGDPSTNGTVLHVSIDLTDLEHRTGAAEVLGSTADGTLLPPETLRRLACDAALVPYVLGTHGETLDVGRVARLFTRAQRRLLRKRDRGCTYPGCTAPPDWARAHHIRHWADGGPTDTTNAALLCDRHHTHVHQKRLWAHVRERPDRNGRHVTWDLTPGSYDHHLTLTNAAQPPPHPATQLLHALIGPLPPEPDDLDGFSDDDPWWDDTWPDDGRPELAWYDPEPAAPHDHAA; encoded by the coding sequence ATGACCAGGGGGACGATCGGGATCGCGGAGCGACGCTCCGCGATCGCCGCTGCCCGCGCCGCGATCGGCAGTCTGGGTGAGGTGCTGGCGACCGCGTCCGCTGAGGACCTCGCGGCCCTGATGGGTGAGCTCGACGCCGTCGTGGCGTCCGCGTCGGCCGCACGGGTCGAGGTGGTCGTGGAGGCGACCCGACGGGGCGAGTGCACCGGCTCGGGAGTGCACGCGTGGGTGCGCGAGCACGCGCCGTCGCTGCGTCAGGGCGGCGCCGCCGCGGTCGCCCGGGTCGCGCAGGAGGTCACCGCGCGCGACACCGGCCTCGAACGCCGTGACCCCGACGGGTCCTCGCCGGTCGGCATCGTCTGGTCCGCGGTGCGTGCGGGCACCCTCGAGGCCGGCACGGGGTGCGCGGTCCTGCGCGAGGCCGCCCGCCTCGAACCCCTGCTGCGCCCCGAGGCCGCCCCCACGGTGACAGCGGCACTGGTCGACCTGGCCGCGGCGTGGGGTCCGGCGATGATGCGCCGCCTGCGGCCAAGGCTGGTCGCCGAGCACGGCCACCACGGCGCGTTCGACCAGCTCCACGACACGCTGGCCGCGGCGGCGAGGCTGTCCTCGCCGCGCATCGAGTCCGGGGACCTGACCGAGTACCAGCTGTGGATGACCCCCGAACAGGCCGCCACCCTCGAAGCCGCCATCGGCCCCCTCTCCGCACCCCAACCGAACGGCGAGACCGGCGAGAAGGACCGGCGCCCCGCCGGGCAACGCCGCGTCGAAGCCCTCACCACCCTCTGCGCCGCCAGCAGCGCCCGTACGGCCGACGAGACCGGGGACCCCTCCACGAACGGCACGGTCCTGCACGTCAGCATCGACCTCACCGACCTCGAGCACCGCACCGGCGCCGCCGAGGTCCTCGGCTCGACCGCCGACGGCACCCTGCTTCCACCCGAGACCCTGCGCCGCCTCGCCTGCGACGCCGCCCTCGTCCCCTACGTCCTCGGCACCCACGGCGAGACCCTCGACGTCGGCCGGGTCGCCCGCCTCTTCACCCGCGCCCAACGCCGCCTCCTGAGGAAACGGGACCGCGGCTGCACCTACCCCGGCTGCACCGCACCCCCGGACTGGGCCCGCGCCCACCACATCCGCCACTGGGCCGACGGCGGCCCCACCGACACCACCAACGCCGCCCTCCTCTGCGACCGCCACCACACCCACGTCCACCAGAAGAGACTCTGGGCCCACGTGCGCGAACGACCCGATCGCAACGGCCGCCACGTCACCTGGGACCTCACCCCCGGCTCCTACGACCACCACCTCACCCTCACCAACGCCGCCCAACCCCCACCCCACCCCGCCACCCAGCTGCTCCACGCCCTCATCGGCCCCCTGCCACCGGAACCCGACGACCTTGACGGGTTCAGCGACGACGACCCATGGTGGGACGACACCTGGCCCGACGACGGCCGGCCCGAGCTCGCCTGGTACGACCCCGAACCCGCAGCACCTCACGACCACGCCGCCTGA
- a CDS encoding fumarylacetoacetate hydrolase family protein, whose product MRIARFTTGEDPVYGLVDGAGEKIAEVTGDPLYQRIELTGATHRVEDVRLLAPVIPRSKIIGIGKNYADHAAEMGGEPPVEPLMFLVPNTAVVGPGDPVVLPPQSAEVHYEGELAVVIGRLCKDVEPEDALGVIFGYTCANDVTARDLQRGDGQWARAKGFDTFSPLGPWIETDLDISDLRLVTRRDGEVVQDGTTADMVHGVAALVSYASKAFTLLPGDVILTGTPAGVGPIESGQRVEVEIEGIGTLANPVVRH is encoded by the coding sequence ATGCGTATCGCGAGGTTCACCACGGGCGAGGACCCGGTGTACGGCCTGGTCGACGGGGCGGGCGAGAAGATCGCCGAGGTCACCGGCGACCCGCTCTACCAGCGGATCGAGCTGACCGGGGCGACACACCGGGTGGAGGACGTACGGCTGCTCGCGCCCGTCATCCCGCGCAGCAAGATCATCGGCATCGGCAAGAACTACGCCGACCACGCGGCCGAGATGGGCGGCGAACCGCCGGTCGAGCCGCTGATGTTCCTCGTGCCGAACACGGCCGTGGTGGGTCCGGGTGACCCCGTCGTGCTGCCGCCGCAGAGTGCGGAGGTGCACTACGAGGGCGAGCTTGCGGTCGTCATCGGCCGGCTGTGCAAGGACGTCGAGCCCGAGGACGCCCTCGGCGTGATCTTCGGCTACACCTGCGCCAACGACGTGACCGCGCGCGACCTGCAGCGGGGCGACGGCCAGTGGGCCCGCGCCAAGGGCTTCGACACCTTCAGCCCGCTGGGGCCGTGGATCGAGACCGACCTCGACATCTCGGACCTGCGCCTGGTCACCCGCCGCGACGGGGAGGTCGTCCAGGACGGCACCACCGCCGACATGGTGCACGGGGTGGCGGCCCTGGTGTCGTACGCGTCGAAGGCGTTCACGCTGCTGCCGGGCGACGTCATCCTGACCGGCACCCCCGCCGGTGTCGGGCCCATCGAGTCCGGGCAGCGGGTCGAGGTGGAGATCGAGGGGATCGGCACGCTCGCCAACCCCGTCGTCCGTCACTGA
- a CDS encoding SGNH/GDSL hydrolase family protein: MRRPFIVSVLTAVLLLAGCGGGSEQAAPSSAAPAPSSAPSSVSVPPSPSASASAGAGPLYLALGDSLAAGYQPRGTELRDSAYPALAAARLGRAGDGVGIENIACSGETTGSFLEGGRCDFAAGSQMAQAEKVLKARAGEVAMVSIDLGGNDLLHCIKGRAVDAACVTTGVATVQKNLPAILTRLRAAAGPDVPVLVLGYYNPFLAASYLGQGQDQLAAATKGFTALDSAIARAAKGSGAAYVPLTAAFKLGDTTPTTFGGRQVPTNVAQVCTLTFICTAFDIHLTDEGAAVVGRVLAEAATEAGVS; the protein is encoded by the coding sequence GTGCGACGTCCTTTCATCGTCTCCGTGCTCACCGCGGTGCTCCTCCTCGCCGGCTGCGGCGGTGGCTCCGAGCAGGCCGCCCCGTCGAGCGCGGCGCCGGCCCCGTCGTCGGCGCCCTCCTCGGTGTCGGTGCCGCCGAGCCCGTCGGCGTCGGCGTCGGCCGGCGCCGGGCCGCTGTACCTGGCGCTGGGGGACTCGCTGGCCGCCGGCTACCAGCCGCGCGGTACCGAGCTGCGCGACAGCGCCTACCCCGCACTGGCCGCGGCCCGGCTGGGGCGTGCCGGCGACGGCGTCGGCATCGAGAACATCGCGTGCAGCGGGGAGACCACCGGCAGCTTCCTCGAGGGCGGCCGGTGCGACTTCGCCGCCGGCAGCCAGATGGCGCAGGCCGAGAAGGTGCTGAAGGCCCGCGCGGGCGAGGTGGCCATGGTCTCGATCGACCTGGGCGGCAACGACCTGCTGCACTGCATCAAGGGGCGCGCGGTCGACGCGGCCTGCGTCACCACCGGTGTCGCGACGGTGCAGAAGAACCTGCCGGCCATCCTGACCCGTCTGCGCGCCGCTGCCGGGCCCGACGTCCCCGTGCTGGTCCTCGGCTACTACAACCCGTTCCTCGCGGCGTCCTACCTCGGGCAGGGCCAGGACCAGCTGGCGGCTGCGACGAAGGGTTTCACCGCCCTGGACTCCGCCATCGCGCGCGCCGCGAAGGGCAGTGGTGCGGCGTACGTGCCGCTGACGGCGGCGTTCAAGCTGGGCGACACGACGCCGACCACGTTCGGGGGGCGGCAGGTGCCGACCAACGTCGCGCAGGTGTGCACGCTGACCTTCATCTGTACGGCCTTCGACATCCATCTCACCGACGAGGGCGCCGCCGTCGTGGGGCGGGTCCTGGCCGAGGCCGCCACCGAGGCCGGAGTCTCCTGA